From Actinopolyspora lacussalsi, a single genomic window includes:
- a CDS encoding putative RecB family nuclease (product_source=TIGR03491; cog=COG2251; pfam=PF13482; superfamily=51695; tigrfam=TIGR03491), whose protein sequence is MESEVLLDGDVVTRCRRRVHLDHDPTMIDSPTAPLDPGAEQRIADAAEYRRELADRLGRELAPDWTEIPGDESVVDRERATLAAMRSGVGYISGAQLPSDNEGGRQGSVDLLVRSRGGYVPVLVVRHKVTDPGKGARTSPLTDPRPESAARDPRRKPRSQARDQLRLAHLVRLLQACGMQPTGRKFGGAIGSDTDTVLWHDLESRGWSGGRSVLAEYDERFADRIAVAEAAVAGSEALAQPTRVVECKGCPWWPVCGQQLRAARDVSLVVRGDDAVRLRAVGVTTVDELAELPVGTTREPPLPPNRMSDAVLLARAWLRDVPLVRRVSEVKVSRGDVEIDVDMESYADSGAYLWGSLLSYPRDEANGTRTTAELIDVEPGYRGFVTWDPLPSDDEARSFAEFWSWFSALRRTAHEHGLTFRAYCYNELAENRWMLSSAQRFAGKPGIPTVEEVREFVGSSEWVDVFAVVRDQFLCPNGKGLKVIAPSAGFAWRDSEAGGENSMRWYRDAVGFDGGAPERQQRDRLLEYNEDDVRATLAIRRWISSGQVREIPYTGDM, encoded by the coding sequence GTGGAATCCGAGGTGCTACTGGACGGTGACGTGGTGACACGCTGTCGTCGCCGCGTACATCTCGACCACGATCCGACCATGATCGACTCGCCGACCGCCCCGCTCGATCCGGGCGCGGAACAGCGGATCGCCGACGCGGCCGAGTACCGGCGCGAGCTCGCCGATCGGCTCGGCAGGGAGCTGGCACCGGACTGGACCGAGATCCCCGGGGACGAGAGCGTCGTCGACCGGGAGCGAGCCACGCTCGCCGCGATGCGTTCCGGGGTCGGATACATCTCGGGAGCACAGTTGCCCTCGGACAACGAGGGAGGCAGACAGGGCTCGGTGGATCTGCTGGTGCGCAGCAGGGGCGGCTACGTGCCCGTGCTCGTGGTCCGCCACAAGGTGACCGACCCGGGAAAGGGGGCGCGGACCTCCCCGCTCACCGATCCCAGGCCCGAGTCGGCGGCCAGAGATCCGAGGCGCAAGCCTCGCTCGCAGGCCAGGGACCAGCTCCGATTGGCCCACCTCGTGCGGCTGTTGCAGGCGTGCGGGATGCAGCCCACCGGTAGGAAGTTCGGAGGGGCGATCGGTTCCGACACCGACACCGTGCTGTGGCACGATCTCGAATCCCGTGGCTGGTCGGGCGGGCGCAGCGTGCTCGCCGAGTACGACGAGCGGTTCGCCGATCGGATCGCGGTAGCCGAGGCCGCCGTGGCCGGGAGCGAGGCACTGGCCCAGCCCACCCGCGTCGTGGAGTGCAAGGGCTGCCCCTGGTGGCCGGTCTGCGGTCAGCAGCTGCGTGCCGCCAGGGACGTGAGTCTGGTGGTGCGCGGCGACGACGCGGTGCGGCTCCGCGCGGTCGGGGTCACGACCGTGGACGAGTTGGCGGAGTTGCCGGTGGGGACCACGAGGGAACCGCCGTTGCCGCCCAACCGGATGAGCGACGCGGTGCTGCTGGCCAGAGCATGGTTGCGCGACGTTCCGCTGGTTCGGCGAGTCTCGGAGGTGAAGGTCTCCCGGGGTGACGTCGAGATCGACGTGGACATGGAGAGCTACGCCGACTCCGGCGCCTACCTTTGGGGCAGTCTGCTCTCCTACCCGAGGGACGAGGCCAACGGGACCCGCACCACGGCCGAACTGATCGACGTCGAGCCCGGTTACCGCGGGTTCGTCACCTGGGACCCGCTGCCCTCCGACGACGAGGCCAGGTCGTTCGCCGAGTTCTGGTCCTGGTTCTCCGCGCTCCGCCGAACCGCCCACGAGCACGGCCTGACCTTCCGCGCCTACTGCTACAACGAGCTCGCCGAGAACCGCTGGATGCTGAGTTCGGCGCAGCGGTTCGCGGGCAAACCCGGCATCCCGACCGTCGAGGAGGTTCGGGAGTTCGTCGGCTCGTCCGAATGGGTGGACGTGTTCGCCGTGGTTCGCGACCAGTTCCTCTGCCCGAACGGCAAGGGCCTGAAGGTCATCGCGCCCAGCGCCGGATTCGCCTGGCGTGACTCCGAAGCGGGTGGGGAGAACTCGATGCGCTGGTACCGCGACGCCGTCGGTTTCGACGGCGGTGCGCCCGAACGGCAACAGCGCGACCGGCTGCTGGAGTACAACGAGGACGACGTCAGGGCGACCCTGGCCATCCGGCGTTGGATCTCGTCGGGGCAGGTGCGCGAAATCCCGTACACCGGGGACATGTGA
- a CDS encoding propanol-preferring alcohol dehydrogenase (product_source=KO:K13953; cath_funfam=3.90.180.10; cog=COG1064; ko=KO:K13953; pfam=PF00107,PF08240; superfamily=50129,51735): MSRTMKAVQYRRVGDQPEVVEVDVPEPGPGQILLKVDAAGMCHSDIAVMSWPEESFPYSLPMTLGHEGVGTVSALGSGTYSCSVGDRMAVYGPQGCGRCHMCSQGKENYCDYADQLGIRPPGLGAPGAMAEYMLVNRERHLVPLGDLDPVEAAPLTDAGLTPYHAIKKSLPKLVGGSRAVVIGTGGLGHVAVQLLRALSPAEVIAVDVSEQKLELAHRIGAHRTVISDESAPDRIRELTNGFGAEVVLDCVGNSATTTIAAKCTRAESDLTVVGIGGGAVPVGFGTTPFEVSVSAPYWGSRSELIEVLELARAGAVRVHVDSFGLDETPEVYERFHRGEIPGRAVIVP; encoded by the coding sequence ATGTCGCGCACGATGAAAGCCGTTCAGTACCGTCGAGTCGGGGATCAGCCGGAGGTCGTCGAGGTGGACGTTCCCGAACCGGGTCCCGGCCAGATTCTGCTCAAAGTGGACGCGGCCGGGATGTGCCACTCCGACATAGCCGTGATGAGCTGGCCCGAGGAGAGTTTCCCCTACTCGCTTCCCATGACGCTGGGGCACGAGGGGGTCGGAACCGTCAGTGCGCTCGGCTCCGGCACCTACAGCTGCTCCGTGGGCGACCGGATGGCGGTCTACGGCCCGCAGGGCTGCGGCCGCTGCCACATGTGCTCCCAGGGCAAGGAGAACTACTGCGACTACGCGGACCAGCTGGGTATTCGACCGCCCGGTCTGGGCGCTCCGGGCGCGATGGCGGAGTACATGCTGGTGAACCGGGAACGCCACCTGGTGCCGCTGGGTGATCTGGATCCGGTGGAGGCGGCCCCGCTCACCGACGCGGGACTGACTCCCTACCACGCGATCAAGAAGTCGTTGCCGAAGCTCGTGGGCGGTTCCCGGGCCGTGGTGATCGGCACCGGCGGCCTCGGCCACGTGGCGGTGCAGCTGCTGCGTGCGCTCTCACCGGCCGAGGTGATCGCGGTGGACGTCAGCGAGCAGAAGCTGGAACTGGCCCACCGGATCGGCGCGCACCGCACCGTGATCTCCGACGAGTCCGCACCGGACAGAATCCGCGAACTCACGAACGGCTTCGGCGCCGAGGTGGTGCTCGACTGCGTCGGTAACTCGGCGACCACCACCATCGCGGCGAAGTGCACCCGCGCCGAGAGCGACCTCACCGTGGTCGGCATCGGGGGCGGCGCGGTACCGGTCGGCTTCGGAACGACACCGTTCGAGGTCTCGGTCTCCGCACCGTACTGGGGCAGCCGCTCGGAGCTGATCGAGGTACTGGAACTGGCCCGCGCCGGTGCGGTTCGGGTGCACGTGGACTCGTTCGGGCTGGACGAGACACCCGAGGTCTACGAGCGCTTCCACCGGGGCGAGATTCCCGGCAGGGCCGTGATCGTGCCCTGA
- a CDS encoding NAD(P)-dependent dehydrogenase (short-subunit alcohol dehydrogenase family) (product_source=COG1028; cath_funfam=3.40.50.720; cog=COG1028; pfam=PF00106; superfamily=51735), translating to MLLNDTAAIVTGGASGLGAATARELAANGARVFAVDLPDAVANAAEVDGVAHTAADVTDADQVQAAVESAAGSGVPLRTVVNCAGIGPSARVAGRKGPHDFDLFRKVVEVNLVGTFNMLRLAAAAIGETEPDENGQRGVVVNTASIAAYDGQIGQAAYAASKGGVASLTLPAARDLSSTGIRVMTIAPGIVDTPMLATVGEEVRNTLAEGVPFPKRLGTPEDYARLALDIVEHDYLNGEVIRMDGGLRMGPR from the coding sequence ATGTTACTGAACGACACTGCCGCCATCGTCACCGGCGGGGCGTCCGGCCTGGGCGCCGCCACCGCACGCGAACTCGCGGCCAACGGGGCACGCGTCTTCGCGGTCGACCTGCCGGATGCCGTGGCGAACGCGGCCGAGGTGGACGGGGTGGCCCACACCGCCGCCGACGTGACCGACGCGGACCAGGTGCAGGCGGCGGTGGAGTCCGCCGCGGGTTCGGGCGTGCCGTTGCGCACCGTCGTCAACTGCGCGGGCATCGGCCCGTCCGCGCGGGTCGCGGGGCGGAAGGGGCCGCACGACTTCGACCTGTTCCGCAAGGTGGTCGAGGTCAACCTGGTCGGCACGTTCAACATGCTCCGACTGGCCGCGGCCGCGATCGGCGAGACCGAGCCGGACGAGAACGGGCAGCGCGGTGTGGTCGTCAACACCGCTTCGATCGCGGCCTACGACGGACAGATCGGGCAGGCCGCCTACGCGGCCTCCAAGGGCGGCGTGGCCAGCCTGACGCTGCCCGCGGCACGCGATCTCTCCTCGACCGGGATCCGGGTGATGACGATCGCACCGGGCATCGTGGACACTCCGATGCTGGCCACGGTCGGCGAGGAGGTCCGGAACACCCTGGCCGAGGGCGTACCGTTCCCGAAGCGGTTGGGAACGCCCGAGGACTACGCCAGGTTGGCCCTGGACATCGTCGAGCACGACTATCTCAACGGCGAGGTCATCCGGATGGACGGCGGACTGCGGATGGGACCCAGGTAA